The Candidatus Eisenbacteria bacterium nucleotide sequence TCTGCAGCTCGTGCGTGAAGGCGTCCTTGCTCCACGAGCGGACCATTTCCTGCAGACCCGTCTTCCAGTACTTCATCGCCATCTTGCGAAAGCCCTCGAAGCTCAGAGACTCCAGAGCCTCGGTCAGGTTCACCGAGGACTTCGTGTAACCCTCGCGCGATAGGGCCAACACCGCGTTGGGGCCGGCTTCGACCCCGCCGTGAATGCAGCGCGTGAAGTGCACACCGAGAAAGGGGAACGACGGGTCCGGTACCGGGTAGATCAGGCTGCGCACCAGGTGGTGGGCTTCCGGCTTCAGATCGTAGTACTCACCGCGGAAGGGGATGATCTGCAGGCCCGTCTCGAGGCCCATCATTTGCGCCACCTTGTCCGAATACAGTCCTGCACAGTTGATCACGAATTTCGACTCTATGTAGCCGACCGCGGTCCTCATGTGGATGGAGTCTCCGCGCTGGTCTATGGTCTCGACACGGGCACCCAGCACGACTTCTCCGCCGTTCTCGCGCAGGTGCCGCACGTAGGCGCGCGCCACCTCCGAGTAGTCGATGATGCCCGTTTTGGGCGACCACAGCGCCCTGAGCCCGACCGCGTGCGGCTCCAATTCTCGAAGTCGTTCGGGGCCGATCATCTCCAGCCCGGGCACGCCGTTGGCTATACCACGCTCGTACAAGCGGTCGAGCCGCGGCAGCTCGTCCTCTTGGACGGCGACGACGACCTTGCCTAGGAGGTCGTACTTGATGTTGTTCTCGTCGCAGAACGCGACCATCGACTTTGCGCCCGCGACACAGTTGCGCGCCTTCAGCGAACCCGGCGCATAGTAGACGCCCGCGTGAATGACCCCCGAGTTGTGGCTGCTCTGGTGCGCGGCGACCCGTCCCTCTTTCTCCAGCACGCCGACGCGGTACTTCGGGTACTTCTCCGAGAAACGCATGGCCGTCGCGGTGCCGACGATGCCGCCGCCGATGACCGTGATATCGAACGTGTACTGGGGAATTGTGGACGCTCCATCCTGACTGTGGCCGCGTCTCCGGGCCTCGAGGCCATCAGGGCGGCGACTCGTTTGCTAGCTGTCGAAGGCCCGCGCACCAGCGTGCAAGCCGGTGAAGCGGTCCTCCCGCTACTGCAGTCCGGTCACCGTGTACAGATCCGTGAGAAACCTCGGATAACTGTACACGAAGGTCTCGGCATTGGGGGTCATCATGATCCGCGTCAGCGTCACGACGCCGGCGGGGGACGGCGGCGCCAGGTCGACCCAGTGCGTCCGCTCCCCGGTCACGAGGTTCAGACGATAGATGGGAGCGGGCATCTGTCCGCGAAGGAAGTAGAAGATCGACTGATCGTCCTGAGCGAAGTGGACGATGCGGGCGTGCGCGGGGATGCCCGGTAGGGAACGTTTGGATCCGTCCTCCACGGAATACAGGATGAATTCCCCCTCGGTGCCCAGCGTGACGGCGGATCGCCCGTCACGCGAGACACGTGCCTCCTGGTATCCGCTTGCCTCGTCATCGGACACTCGCGTCCATCGTCCGCTCTTCAGATCGAGCCGGTACAGCCGGATACCCTGGCCGGGTTCGCTTGCCGTGAGGCACAGCGAGTTGCCGTCCGGGAACCAGTCGGCCCACTGGACCCGCAGGCCCTCGGTCGGGACCGTCCGCACCTCCCCGGCTCCCACAGGCAGCAGCTGAATCGTGTTCCTCGAGCCGACACCGGAGAGCGCGTACCGTCCGTCGGGAGAGAACGCGATCGCCGTCCCGTCTCCCAGCCGTACGGCCGGGGACCCATCGGTCTGGCGGATGTAGACCCCGTGCTCCTCACCACCTCCCGCGCCCGTCTCGTCGAACAGGATGCGCGTCCCGTCGGGGGTGATGTCTCGAACGAGGGACCAGTCCAGCCACGAGAGATCGCGCGAGACCGTGCCGCTCCGATCCCGCAGCGTGATGTGGAGCCGCTCGTCACCCCGGGCGATCAACACGGTCCCGGTGCGTGAGATGTCCATGAGGTCGGAAGCGCCGGGGACGCTGAACACCTTGCGTATGGAACCGCTCCGGGTCGTCGCGAAGATGATTCGGCCCGCGCCGATCTCGGCTCCCGAGAACCAGATCTCGGATCCATCGGGCTTCCAGGCGAGCCCCCGGGTCGACGAGAAGTCTCGGGTCAGTGTCTGCGTCTCACCGGTTCGGTCCACGATCGTCACGTGGCCGAGGTCATCGCCGCGAAGGGGATGATTCAGGAACGCGAGATGCGAGCCGTCGGGAGCGAACCTCAGATGGCTGGCCCATCCGGTCGTCTCGTACAACACGCGTCCGATCGGGTACTCGATGCGGACCATTCCCCCGACCTCGCGAACCACCGCGAGCTGGCGTCCCTCGGGGTCCCAGTCGGCTTCGCGGACGCTTTCGAGCAGCTCGCGTGCGGCGCCTCCGCCCATCGGCATACGAGCGAGCGTTCCATTCGTGATGAAGCCGCCCAGGAAGAGGGTCCGAAGGCTCACCGCCAGCTCCCCCGTGGAGGATACCGAGAAGAGATCGGTTCCCACCTGGCCCAGGCTTCTCGATTCGGGACTTCCGGGCAGATACCACATGAGCTCCAACGGACGGCCCTCCAGCGCCGCCCCGTAGACCACGGACTGACCATCCGGCATGAACCGCGCGACCCGGATGTTCCCTTCCCGGTACGTGAGTCGCTCGAACGAGGGAAACGGGAGGCTCGCGCCGGGAGCGGATGCTGCCGCACGGGCGGCATCGGCGGGCGGCTCGCGCTCCTCGATCAGCTCGAGCGCGAAGGCGAGGTCGCCCGCGTCCTGGAAGCGGTCCTCGGGCCGTTTCTCGAGGCACCGGAACACGACCCGTCCGATCCCGGGCATCTCCTGCTCCATCGCCCGTGGAAGCGGTCGCGGATCCGATCCGAGGATCGCGCTCATCCGGTCCGCCACGGTGTCACCAGGAAACGCACGCTCTCCCGTCAGCATCTCGTAGAGGATCGCTCCAAACGCGAAGAGGTCGGTTCGGTTGTCCACCTGCTGCACGCGGAGTTGCTCCGGCGCCATGTAGCTCGCGGTGCCGAGCACGGTTCCGGTGCGCGTCATGCCGGGAGAGATGCCGGTGGTGGAGTCTTCCTGGGCGCCGTCGCCCTGGAACAGCTTGGCGATTCCGAAGTCCAGGATCTTGAGCGAGCCGCTTGGAGTGAGAATCAGGTTCTCCGGCTTCAGGTCGCGATGCACGATCCCTGCCGCGTGTGCCGCCGCGAGGCCGTTCGCGAACTGAACCGCGGCGCGGATCGCCCTGGTCACGGGCATGGCCCCGCTCGCGAGTCGAGCGCGAACCGTTTCCCCCTCCACCATCTCGGACACGATGTACGGCGATCCGTCCGAGGAGCCGAGGTCGTGGATCGTCACGATGTTCGGATGGTTGAGCCTTCCCGCGGCACGCGCTTCCAGCTGGAATCGCTGGAGACGCTCCGGATTGCCGGCGAGCCCGGGGGAGATCACCTTGATCGCGACGTCGCGGCCGAGCCTCTCGTCCCGCGCGCGATAGACGACCCCCATCCCACCTTCGCCGACACGCGCGACGATCTCGTAGGGACCCAGGCGAGCTCCGGCGGCGAGCGTCATCCGACTTCCGAGGCGGTGCTGGCGGGAGGTGTCGCGACGCCGGAGGTGGGGCCCACGCGTGCCAGCGGAACGTCCCGCACCCCCCGCCGCTTCTCCGCGAGGATGTGCGCCCAGCGGCGCACCGAATCGAGGAGCACCGTCCCGACGAGGAGCAGGAGCACGATGCTCAGGATGCCGTCCAGATAGCTCACGAACGCGCCCTTCTCGGCGATGTACGACGGCGAGAGATAGCGGAACGTGTTGAGCACGCCGGCGGTCCCGGTCGTGACCGTGAGGAAGCAGAGCGGCAGGAAGGTCACGAGGGCGTACTTCACGGGGCGCTGGCGCAGCAGGAACGTCGTCCCCACCGCGAGCGCGATCACGGCCAGGAGCTGGTTCGACACGCCGAACAAGGGCCAGATCGTCTCGATGCTCCCCGTGGCCATGAGGTATCCCCACGAGAAGCAGACGATGGCGCCCACGAAGGCGACGCTCCACACGTTCGTGGTGGATCCGAGCGGCGCCCACACGCGCTTCGCGACGTCCTGGAAGAGGTATCGCGCCACCCGCGTGCCCGTGTCGAGCGCCGTGAGGATGAAGACGGCCTCGAACATGATGGCGAAGTGGTACCAGTACGCCATCAGATTCCCCATGCCGGGAATCTGGCGGAGGATGTTGGCCATCCCCACCGCGAGCGAGACGGCGCCGCCGGTGCGTCCCTGAAGGGTCTCCTCCCCCACGAGCCGCGTCAGCTCGGCGAGCTGCACCGGCTGGATCCCGAGCGCCGCGACCGCCTTCGGCACGCCGTTGATGAGGTAGTAGTCGGCGGGCGCGAGCGTGGTCGCCGCGATCAGGGCCATGATCGCGACCAACCCCTCCGTGAGCATCGCGCCGTACCCGATCATCCGGATCGACCGCTCGTCCGGAACCATGCGCGGCGTCGTGCCCGAGCCGATCAGCGCGTGGAAGCCGCTGATCGCGCCGCACGCGATCACGATGAAGCAGAACGGGAAGACCTTCATCCCCGGAAGCACGGGGCCCGAGCCGTCGATGTACGGAGTGACCGCGGGCATGAGGATCTTCGGGTGGACGATCGCGACCCCGACCACGAGCAGGATGATCGTGCCGATCTTCATGTACGTGGAGAGATAGTCGCGCGGACAGAGGAGGAGCCACACCGGGAGCGTCGCGGCGATGAAGCCGTAGATCGGGAGGATCACGGCGAGCGACTTCGGCGTCAGCGTGAACCACCCGGCGATCGGCGACTGCACGACCCAAGGGCCGAGGAGCACCGCCGCCAGGATGATCGCCACGCCGATCAGACTCCCTTCCACGACCCTCCCCGGCCTCAGCTTGTACATGTAGAGCCCGAAGAGGAGCGCCGCCGGGACCGTCATGGCCACCGTGAAGGTGCCCCACGGCGAGTGCGCGAGCGCGTTCACGACCACGATGCCGAGCCCGGCGAGGAGGAGGATCGTGATGAAGAGGATGGCCGCCGTCGCGGCCCCGTGCGCCACGGGGCCGATCTCCCGCCGCGCCATCTCCGACAGGGACGACGCGTTGTGGCGCACCGACGCGAAGAGGATGATGAAGTCGTGCACGGCGCCGCCGAGCGCCGCGCCGAAGAGGATCCAGAGCGCGCCCGGGAGATATCCGAACTGGGCCGCGAGCACGGGTCCGATCAGCGGCCCGGACGCGGAGATCGCCGCGAAGTGATGCCCGAAGAGGACGAACTTGTTCGTCTTCACGAAGTCCCGGCCGTCCGCCATCGTGACGGCGGGCGTGGGACGGTTCGGGTCGATCCGGGCGGCGCGGTAGGCCAGGAACGCGCCGTAGTAGCGGTAGGCGAACGCGAAGACGACGATCGCCAGAAGCGGCAGGACGAGCGAATTCACGCCGAAGCGGTTCCCTCCCCGGTTACCGCTGTGCCGAAGACTTCTTCTCCTGGTGCAGCGCGACCTTGTTGATCACGATCCCGTACGCGCCCGCGCGGTGGTAGACCATCCCGGTCACGTCCACCTTCTTGTGGATGAACGCCATCAGGGGATCGTTCGGGTTCTTGCCGGGAAGTTCGCCGGCGATGAAGTAGATCCGGTCGTTCTCGCGATCGTAGATCGCGAGCGTCTGACCGGAGCGCGCGCAGTCGATGGCGCACTGGTAGTGGCCCGGGCCGATGGACTTGGGCCCGGCTTCGAGGAAGCAGGCCGGGTCCATCACCTCGCCGACGATCGTCATGGCGGTTCCGGATTCGCGGCCCGCCTTCGGCTTCGCCCGAGGGGTGGTCGCATGGTGCTCGTGCCCGGTCGCGGGGGCCGGAGCGGCGCTCGCCTTGGGAGCCTCGGTCTTGGCCGCGGTCCCCGCATCCTTCTCCGAGCCGTTCTGGGCCGCCGCTTGGACGCCGAAACCGGCCAGCGCCGCGATCAGAAGGGGGGCGATCGCCCGTGAGGTCCATCGTGTCGTCATGTCAGAGCTCCTTCGTGCGCCCCCGGTGTTCGGAATCTAGCGCGACGCCTTCGCGGCGGAATACGGCTCCACCGAAGCCACCTGGATCGCGATCAGCCCGCCGCGGGAGAAGACCTTTCCCTTCACCATGACCTTCTGGCCCGCGTAGTCGATCACGCCGCGGTTGGGATCGTCTCCCGGCCGCTCGGTCGCGAGGATATAGATCTTGTTCGTCTTCTGCTCGAGAATGGCCAGCGTCTGGCCCGACTTCGCGCACGCGATCATGCACTCCTTGTGCGCGTCGCCCTTGGCGCCGTTGATCACCCAGCATGCCGGGTCGATCACCTCGCCGATGATCGTCCTGGCGCCCAGCTTCGCCGGGGCCGCGGACCCCTTCGGGGCCTCCGCTGCCGCCTGTCCCTTCGCCGGCTCGGCCGCCTTCTCCTGAGCCGTCGCCGCGACCACGATTCCCACGAGGAGTACGACCACCGCCAAGATCCCGATTCTCGAGAATCTCATTCGTGCCCTCCGATCTGACGAACGTGGACGCGGGCCGGGTCGGCCCTCGCGGCTAGATTACCAGATGCCAGAGGGTTGCCGCAATGGGCCAAGAAGCCTTCGAACCCGGGAGGAGCCCCCCGAAGTACCCCGGAGCCCACCCGCGGGTCCCGGGAGAGGCCCCTCACCGCCGTTCGTTTCCTGCCGCTCGGGCGTTCTACTAGATGCCGGGGGCCGACGGCAGCCGTACCGCATTGCGGCGTGCCGCGCTCGAACCGACCGCATCCTCCCTGGCGTTCCAACTCGGGAGGCGGGTCGCTGGGACAGGCGGCCCGCTTCGTTTCTCTCTGGTATCATTCCCTCGAACGTCCGACCCAACCGAACCCGAGGGACTGCCATGCCCGGCCTGTCGCGTCGCAGCGAGCTGATTCCCTTCTCCCCCATCCGAACGATGTTCCGCCTCGCCGACGAGATGGAGCGGGCGGGCGGCGGCCCCGTCTACAAGCTCCACGTCGGGGACCCCGATTTCACCCCTCCCGCCGTGGTGGTCGAGGCGGCGTGCGACGCCTTGCGCTCCGGCAAGACGCACTACGAGCAGACGGTCGGCCTTCACGAGCTGCGCGCCGCGTACGCGGAGAAAGTCCGCGCGCGAAACGCGATCGCGGCCACGACGGAGCACATGGTCATCACTCCGGGCTCGACCCAGGCGCTCTTCGCGTCGATGAGCCTCATGGTCGGACCCGGCGACGAGATGATGCTTCCCGAGATCTACTGGCCGAACTACCTCCAGCAGGTCCTCATGCTCGGCGCGAGGCCGCGCTTCTATCCGCTGGGCGCGGGCTACCAGCCGGATCTCGAGGCGGCGCGCCGCGCCGTCACGGACCGCACGCGCGCGATCCTGATCAACAGCCCCAGCAATCCGACGGGCGCCGTGTTCCCCGAACGGACGCTCCGCGCCCTCTACGAGCTCGCGCGGGAGCGGGACCTCTGGATCCTGAGCGACGAGGCGTACGAGGACTTCGTGTACAGCGGCGACCACGTCTCTCCCGCCGCGTTCGAGCGCGACCTCCCCGAGGATCAGCGCCGCGTCTTCACGCTCTTCACGTTCTCCAAGTCGTACGCGATGACCGGACTTCGCGTCGGCGCCATCGTCACGCCGTCCGCGCGAGTGACCACGATGCTCCGGAAGTGCCAGGAGCCTCTCGTCGCGAGCGGAAACTCTCCCATGCAGTGGGCGTGCGTGCACGCGCTTCACGCCAGCGAGCGCCCCGGGATCCGGCGCATGCACGAGGTCTATCGACATCGGCGGGACCTCGCGCTGTCGATCCTGAAGCCGGCTGGAATGGCGGACTACGTTCCGGAAGGCGCTTTCTACGTCATGGCGGACGTCTCGGCGACGGGAATGAGCGGCGACGAGTACGCGGTCGCGCTGCTTCGCGAGGAGCGGGTGGCGGTGGCCCCCGGCTCGGGGTTCGCGCTCATGCCGGAGTACGCGCCGGACGGAACGCTCCGGAACGAGCCGACGGCCTCGGGAGCGCCCGAATACGCCTCGAATCCCAAGGCGCGTCAGCGCGTGCGCATCGCGTTCTGCGTCTCGGACTCGGATCTCGAGGAGGGGCTCCGCCGCATGGCCCGGTTCACCGAGCGCCACCGCGTGAAGACCGCGGCGCCGGCGGCGGCGAGCTAGAGGCCGGCGGTCAGGACCGCTCGGCGGCGGGCAGCTCCGCCACCGAGTAGTAGACCTTCCCCCCGCGGGACTGGATCCGCTCCACTTCCTCGTCCGCGCCCGTCGACGCGCCCTCGATCCGGAGCACGGCGTCGCACCGGTCGGCGGCCGCGAGCGAGACCGGCATCATCACCTCGTCGAACGCGTCCTGCCCCACGGCCTCGATGATGGGGAGCGCCAGGTTCACCCCCACGATCGGCACATGGCCTCGCCGGAAGACCTCGTAGGCGGCCCGGTTCAGCGCGCGAAGGTTTCGCTCCCGGTCGGCCTTCGTCTTCGCGCCGGTGGCATAGGGGCCGGAGATCATCACCCAGAGCGGGCCCGAGGATTCGGAGAGCGTCACTTGGGTTCCTCTCCACCGATCTTGGCGATGCTCTTCATCTTCTCGATCCGGTACTCGACCCGGCCCACGATCGCGAGGATGGTCCAGGTGAACAGGATGCTCAGCGCCGCGATTCCCAGCCGGCCCGTCCCCACGGCGACTCCCGCCGCCGCGGTCATCCAGATCCCCGCCGCGGTCGTGAGCCCGTGCACCTCGCGTTCGCTCGCGAGCTTGAGGATCGCGCCGGCGCCGATGAAGCCGATCCCCGTCGCGATCCCCTGGACGACGCGGCTCGTGTCGGCGACGGGCATCCCCGCCTCGAGCGACACGAGAACGAAGAGCGTGGAGCCCAGGGCCACGAGCATGTGGGTGCGGAGCCCGGCGGGCTTGCCGGTCCGCTCCCGCTGGATTCCGACCACGGCCCCGAGCGCGGCGGAGAACAGGAGCCGGATCAGAACTCGGGCGAATTCTCCCCAGCTGGGAATGCCGCTCGTGAGCTCGTCCCAGAGGACGTCCATCTGTGCCTCCATGTCCGCGCGTGGCCGGCGGACGTGCGGTCAGCTGCCGCTGAGACGGACGTCCTGGTGGAAGGTCCAGACCCCGTCCGCCCCCTTCGACGGTCTCACGATGATAGCGTTTCCCGTGCGCTCGGCGTGCTCGCGATGCTCTCTCGTGAGATGGGGGTCTCCCTCGAACTGGACTTCGAGGAACCGCGGGTGGTGCGCGGGAGCGGTGACGATGAGATGGATGTGGGCCGGCGCGCCGCCTTCGGGATACGCGCCGGGCCAGATCGTGTGGAACGCGAACGTGCCGTCGTTCGCGGTGACCGCCGTGCCGCGAAGGCGCGGCACGCGCGTGTCGGAGCCGCGCGGGTTGTAGAGTCCGTCCTCATCGGTGTGATACGCGATCACGGCGGCTCCCGCGAGCGGTCGTCCGCCGTAGTCGAGAACACGACCGGTCATGGTGAGCCTGCGGCCCGGCTCTTCGGCACCGCAGATCGTGACCACGGACGTGCCCGCCCCCGAGGCGCCCGGTACCGGCGCGGATCGCACCTCTCTCCCGGGGCCGGGCTCCTGCGCGCACGCGCCGCCACCGGGTGAGACGAGCAGGAGGAACGACGTGGCGAGTGTGGCCCGGGCTCGCGGACGCGAAGTCACCGGTACTCCGCAGCGGTGATGGTCACTCGAAAGAACTCTCCCTCTTTGTAGAAACGATCGCTTCCGAAATACCACCCCGCCCGGAGCCGGCTCGGGATGGTGTATCCGCCGAAGGTCGATTCGCCCTCGCTGAATCCTCCGAACTCCACGAGCCGAAACGCCTCTCCCTCTGGATTGCCCCACCGCAGCAGGCTGATCGAGCTCAGCTCCCCGCGATCCCCCACCGAGAAATTCACCGACGCGGGGTGGCCTTGCACGGTGAGAGAGGCCTGCACCCGGGAAGGATGGAAGCCGCTCCAGAAGACCCCTGGCGCGAGCAGCATCGAGGGGAGCCATAGAAGCTCCGCCGCGAGCCGCCCGGCTCCCGCCCGGGAGATGTCCGGTCCGGAGCCGCGAACCACCGGGAGGATGCGAAGGATGCGCCAGTTCATGGAGCCCTGGCCGTCCACGATGCGGTCGGTGCCTCGGAATTGGCCGAGCCCGGATCCGACCCTCGCCTTCCAGATCATGCCGCGCTGGGCATGGATCACCTCTTCGGCTTCGAAGGGCATCCATTGGCGAAGCTTGATCTCGCCGCGCATCGTGAGCCGGACGGCCGTCGCGAGCGGCGCCCCCGGAGCGATGGCGTGGCGGAGATACCGCTGCGCGGCCTCCGGAAGATGCGAGAGATCCTCCGGTCTCGGCGCCGCCCCCGCGGAGGGGGCGAGCTGCCAGAGGTCCTTCAGGGAACGGATGCGGACGCTCACGTCCCCTCGCCCGCGAGGAGGCTCATCCCTTCCTCGCGCGAGCGAGGCCCCATGCCCGGAGACCGCCACCCGCCGTCCGCCTCATGAGGAGTGGCCTCCTCCGCCCCGCTCGTCTCGGGACGCGCCCCGTTTCGCGGCCACACCCATGACCAGCCAGACCACGGCGCTGGCGAGGAACACCACGTTGATCGGACGGTCGCGCAGGAGCGGCGCCAGCCCGGCCGCCAGGGACCCGGCGGCCGCGACGAAGAAGAGCCAGGCGATGCTTCGCTTCATCTCGAGCTTCCTCCCGTTCGGAGCGTGGAACGCAGGGCTTCGACGGTCTCCTCGTCCATCCCGAGAACGACCGTCGTGTAGCCCTCGATCATGCTCAGGAGCGCTTCCCTCGGTCCATCCTTCCACTCCTGGCTTCCGTAGAACGCGTCCTGGCTCGCCCGCCGCTCCTCGAGGCTCCCGTAGGCGCGGATCAGAAAGCACGACCGGTCGTCGTGCAGCGAGGCCCCGTACCCCACGACGTCGACCTTCCAGCGCTCGAGCATCGGCAGCGATCGCTCGCGCACCAGCCGGTCGAACGCCGCGAGCGTTCCCGGTTTGAGGGTGTACGAGCGGATCTCGACGACGCGGCTCAACCCGAAACCCCTAGAGGTCCACCAGCACCTTGAACCCGCCGTACATCATCCGCCGGACGTCGAAGGGCATCGCCTTCAGGTCCATGTGGAGCCGCGGGTCCCTCATGACCTTCGCGTTCACCCGATCCCGGTCCGCCTTGGACCGGTACACGATGTAGGAGAAGAACACCGTCTCGTCCGCTCTCGCGCGCGCTCCGCGCGGGAAGGCCACTCCCATCTTCACCTTGAGATCGTCCCCGATGCACTCGCGAAACTCGAGCGCGCCGTGCTCCTTCCAGATCTTTCCCGCCTTGCGTGCCATCCTGCGATACGCGGGGACGTTCTTCTTGGGAATGGGCAACACGAATCCGTCGACATAGGGCATCCTACCCTCCTCACTCAGGGCGAGCCCTCGAGCTCGCGATTTCCCTCGATGAACTTCAGGAGGAACCGGAGCACGGCGATCTTCCACCGGCCTCCGCGCTTCCGCATCTCCATCTCGTAGCTGCCCACGAACACCCGCGTCTTCGCGCCGGCGCGGACGTTCTCGCGGTAGTGAAACGCCACGCCGTAGCACTGGAGCCGCGCGGTATCCCCCGCGACCTGCACCTGGAAGTTTCCGGCCTGGTGATGCACGTGATCCAGGAAGCGAAAGCCCTCGGCCCAGGCGCGGGTGACCTCCGACGGTTGGAGCGTCGCGGGCTCGCCCCCGGCCAGGGACGTCATGTCGAGGACCAGCGGATCGGTGAAGCAGTCCTCCACGGCCGGCCAGTCCCTTCGATCGGTCGACACGAAGAGCCGGACCGCGAGATCCTGGACGGCGAGCCGCTCCTCGAGATCCCTCAACGTCCGCCTCCGATCCGCGGCAGGAATCTCCCCGTGCGGCTCCGGTACTCCTCGTAGGAGCCCCCGAAGCGCTCGAGGAGCTTCCGTTCCTCGATGCGCGACCTTCCGGCCATGAGTATGAACGTAAGCGTACCGGCCGCGAACAGAAACCAGTTCGCCGCCGCGAGCGCGTTTCCGACGACCATGAAGAGCGCGGACAGGTAGAACGGATGCCGCACCCAGCGGTACGGGCCGCTGGTGACGAGCGTGTGGGCGCGTCGTGTCACCACGGTGTCGGTCAGGTTCATTCCCAGCGTGCGAAGCGTCCACACGATCAGGGCCCCGCCCAGAACCGCGAGAACGACGCCTCCCCATCGCAGCCAGCCGGGAAGCGGCACGGACGACCAGACCATCCATCGCGGCTGGATCAGGAACGCGAAGAGTCCCAGCATCGCGGCGAGCCCGACGGGACGAAGCGTGAGCAGGAAGAAGAGACCTTCCTGGCGCCGGTCGATGGGTTCACGCGTCGACTCGGAGCGGATCCGGTGATGGATCATCACCGGGAGGAGGAGCGCGGCGCCGATCGCAAGCGCGATCCGGTAGGGCTGATCCTCGATCAGGTCCCTTCCTCCCAGTGGAGCTTGTGCAGGACGCGATGCACGACCGGCGCCAGGATCACACCGGCGATCACGATGAACACGAGCCCGGCGTAGAGAGCGTAGCAGCCCGCGAAGAGCTTCCCTCCCGGCGTCTGCGGGTGGTGCAGGGGCCCCATCCCCCCGAGCAGCATCGCGGAGTTGAGGAACGCGTCGAGGGCCGGCAGGCGCTCGAGGTGCGTGTACCCCGCCATTCCGAGGAGAAGGGAGAAGACCATGAGCGCCAGGGCCCCCAGGAAGTGCCCCAGCATTCGCCCGACGAACTGACCACGCGTGAGGGGACGGCGCTGTCGCGACTCGTACATCAGCGAGCGGCG carries:
- a CDS encoding aminotransferase class I/II-fold pyridoxal phosphate-dependent enzyme gives rise to the protein MPGLSRRSELIPFSPIRTMFRLADEMERAGGGPVYKLHVGDPDFTPPAVVVEAACDALRSGKTHYEQTVGLHELRAAYAEKVRARNAIAATTEHMVITPGSTQALFASMSLMVGPGDEMMLPEIYWPNYLQQVLMLGARPRFYPLGAGYQPDLEAARRAVTDRTRAILINSPSNPTGAVFPERTLRALYELARERDLWILSDEAYEDFVYSGDHVSPAAFERDLPEDQRRVFTLFTFSKSYAMTGLRVGAIVTPSARVTTMLRKCQEPLVASGNSPMQWACVHALHASERPGIRRMHEVYRHRRDLALSILKPAGMADYVPEGAFYVMADVSATGMSGDEYAVALLREERVAVAPGSGFALMPEYAPDGTLRNEPTASGAPEYASNPKARQRVRIAFCVSDSDLEEGLRRMARFTERHRVKTAAPAAAS
- a CDS encoding MgtC/SapB family protein is translated as MDVLWDELTSGIPSWGEFARVLIRLLFSAALGAVVGIQRERTGKPAGLRTHMLVALGSTLFVLVSLEAGMPVADTSRVVQGIATGIGFIGAGAILKLASEREVHGLTTAAGIWMTAAAGVAVGTGRLGIAALSILFTWTILAIVGRVEYRIEKMKSIAKIGGEEPK
- a CDS encoding carbon starvation protein A, whose product is MNSLVLPLLAIVVFAFAYRYYGAFLAYRAARIDPNRPTPAVTMADGRDFVKTNKFVLFGHHFAAISASGPLIGPVLAAQFGYLPGALWILFGAALGGAVHDFIILFASVRHNASSLSEMARREIGPVAHGAATAAILFITILLLAGLGIVVVNALAHSPWGTFTVAMTVPAALLFGLYMYKLRPGRVVEGSLIGVAIILAAVLLGPWVVQSPIAGWFTLTPKSLAVILPIYGFIAATLPVWLLLCPRDYLSTYMKIGTIILLVVGVAIVHPKILMPAVTPYIDGSGPVLPGMKVFPFCFIVIACGAISGFHALIGSGTTPRMVPDERSIRMIGYGAMLTEGLVAIMALIAATTLAPADYYLINGVPKAVAALGIQPVQLAELTRLVGEETLQGRTGGAVSLAVGMANILRQIPGMGNLMAYWYHFAIMFEAVFILTALDTGTRVARYLFQDVAKRVWAPLGSTTNVWSVAFVGAIVCFSWGYLMATGSIETIWPLFGVSNQLLAVIALAVGTTFLLRQRPVKYALVTFLPLCFLTVTTGTAGVLNTFRYLSPSYIAEKGAFVSYLDGILSIVLLLLVGTVLLDSVRRWAHILAEKRRGVRDVPLARVGPTSGVATPPASTASEVG
- the lhgO gene encoding L-2-hydroxyglutarate oxidase, whose protein sequence is MRFSEKYPKYRVGVLEKEGRVAAHQSSHNSGVIHAGVYYAPGSLKARNCVAGAKSMVAFCDENNIKYDLLGKVVVAVQEDELPRLDRLYERGIANGVPGLEMIGPERLRELEPHAVGLRALWSPKTGIIDYSEVARAYVRHLRENGGEVVLGARVETIDQRGDSIHMRTAVGYIESKFVINCAGLYSDKVAQMMGLETGLQIIPFRGEYYDLKPEAHHLVRSLIYPVPDPSFPFLGVHFTRCIHGGVEAGPNAVLALSREGYTKSSVNLTEALESLSFEGFRKMAMKYWKTGLQEMVRSWSKDAFTHELQ
- a CDS encoding DUF6544 family protein translates to MSVRIRSLKDLWQLAPSAGAAPRPEDLSHLPEAAQRYLRHAIAPGAPLATAVRLTMRGEIKLRQWMPFEAEEVIHAQRGMIWKARVGSGLGQFRGTDRIVDGQGSMNWRILRILPVVRGSGPDISRAGAGRLAAELLWLPSMLLAPGVFWSGFHPSRVQASLTVQGHPASVNFSVGDRGELSSISLLRWGNPEGEAFRLVEFGGFSEGESTFGGYTIPSRLRAGWYFGSDRFYKEGEFFRVTITAAEYR
- a CDS encoding WD40 repeat domain-containing serine/threonine protein kinase — protein: MTLAAGARLGPYEIVARVGEGGMGVVYRARDERLGRDVAIKVISPGLAGNPERLQRFQLEARAAGRLNHPNIVTIHDLGSSDGSPYIVSEMVEGETVRARLASGAMPVTRAIRAAVQFANGLAAAHAAGIVHRDLKPENLILTPSGSLKILDFGIAKLFQGDGAQEDSTTGISPGMTRTGTVLGTASYMAPEQLRVQQVDNRTDLFAFGAILYEMLTGERAFPGDTVADRMSAILGSDPRPLPRAMEQEMPGIGRVVFRCLEKRPEDRFQDAGDLAFALELIEEREPPADAARAAASAPGASLPFPSFERLTYREGNIRVARFMPDGQSVVYGAALEGRPLELMWYLPGSPESRSLGQVGTDLFSVSSTGELAVSLRTLFLGGFITNGTLARMPMGGGAARELLESVREADWDPEGRQLAVVREVGGMVRIEYPIGRVLYETTGWASHLRFAPDGSHLAFLNHPLRGDDLGHVTIVDRTGETQTLTRDFSSTRGLAWKPDGSEIWFSGAEIGAGRIIFATTRSGSIRKVFSVPGASDLMDISRTGTVLIARGDERLHITLRDRSGTVSRDLSWLDWSLVRDITPDGTRILFDETGAGGGEEHGVYIRQTDGSPAVRLGDGTAIAFSPDGRYALSGVGSRNTIQLLPVGAGEVRTVPTEGLRVQWADWFPDGNSLCLTASEPGQGIRLYRLDLKSGRWTRVSDDEASGYQEARVSRDGRSAVTLGTEGEFILYSVEDGSKRSLPGIPAHARIVHFAQDDQSIFYFLRGQMPAPIYRLNLVTGERTHWVDLAPPSPAGVVTLTRIMMTPNAETFVYSYPRFLTDLYTVTGLQ
- a CDS encoding DUF4406 domain-containing protein, which gives rise to MTLSESSGPLWVMISGPYATGAKTKADRERNLRALNRAAYEVFRRGHVPIVGVNLALPIIEAVGQDAFDEVMMPVSLAAADRCDAVLRIEGASTGADEEVERIQSRGGKVYYSVAELPAAERS